The following proteins are encoded in a genomic region of Zea mays cultivar B73 chromosome 9, Zm-B73-REFERENCE-NAM-5.0, whole genome shotgun sequence:
- the LOC109942594 gene encoding protein MAIN-LIKE 1-like yields MVMDQVGGRSRRGRRTPFLTDPEQYECGKMAQFHLLDPFYDESHRGRLLSEGQDLATLRSRTHNGFLDMVFDDRYTNYLRRAGLDVISYQLRRGLPTIDSAAITALVDRWRPETHSFHLPFGEMTVTLEDTQKILGLDVGGRAVTGQCDSDGWRARVEAFLGRELPAEGVERTAGVGITCKDV; encoded by the exons atggttatggatcaggttgGTGGTAGGAGTAGAAGGGGAAGGAGAACACCATTTCTTACCGACCCCGAGCAGTATGAGTGTGGCAA GATGGCACAGTTCCACCTCCTCGACCCGTTCTACGACGAGAGCCACCGGGGGCGTCTTCTGTCGGAAGGCCAG GACCTAGCAACGCTTCGTTCTAGGACACACAATGGGTTCCTAGACATGGTGTTCGACGACAGGTACACTAATTACCTCAGACGAGCAGGTCTAGATGTAATATCGTACCAGTTACGACGCGGGTTGCCTACTATTGATTCGGCGGCCATTACTGCACTTGTGGACAG GTGGCGGCCTGAGACACATAGTTTTCATCTTCCTTTTGGTGAGATGACAGTCACATTAGAGGATACACAGAAGATACTTGGACTCGATGTTGGTGGCAGAGCAGTGACAGGCCAATGTGACTCTGACGGTTGGAGGGCTAGAGTTGAGGCCTTTCTTGGTAGAGAGCTTCCTGCTGAGGGCGTTGAAAGGACTGCTGGAGTAGGCATCACATGCaaa GATGTCTAG